Sequence from the Nocardia cyriacigeorgica GUH-2 genome:
GGCGTACTGGACCGAGCGGCTGGCCGATCTGCCCGCCCGCGTTCCGGTGACGTTCTCGACCCCCGGCATCGGGATCGCCCGCCGCGTCGTCAGCGTGTCCGCGGAAACTCTTGCCGCGCTGCGCGCGCACACCGCCGACGATGCCGCGATCTTCGCCGCGCTGGCCGCTGTGGCCCTGCGCGATGCCGGCCTCGGCGACGACGTCCTGGTCGGGCTCACCGATCCCGCCCGCACGGCCGCCGACGCCGACACGGTGATCGGGCCGTTCGCCAATCATCTGGTGCTGCGCGTCGATCCGAGCGAGCGCACACCGGCCGCCCTGATCAGCGAGACCGCCGCGACCGTGGCCCAAGCGCGGGAGCAGGCCGGACCGCGAGTCGAGCGCATCACCCACTTGCTGCGCGGCACCGCGGCATTGGCCGATGGAGCGCTGTTCCAGGCGCTGCTGACGGTCCGCGACGGCGCGCCCATCGCGTTGTCCAGCGGGGGTATCGAGGTCCGCGAGGTGGCCCGCCGGGCCGCGCGCCCGCACGGTGTGGACCTCGTCATCGACGCGGCGGTCACCGACGACGGCGCCGAGTTGACCATCGATTTCCCGATCGAACTGGCCGGGCGGCCCGAGATCGGCGCCTTCGCCGTACGGTTCGGCCAGCGTGCGACCGCGTGGGCCGGCGCGGCCGACACGGTCATCGCCGCCGCACCCGATGAGCGTCCGCTGTTCACCCCGGCTTCCGGCGACGATCTGCTCGAGATCCCCACCGCGGGCCTCGGCGGTGAACCGCAGACCGAGGCCGAACGCGTGATCGCCGCCGCCATCCGCAAGGTGCTCGACCTCGACTCCGACGACGACCTGGGCCGCGAAGACACCTTCTTCTCCCTCGGCGGCGACAGCATCGCCGCGCTGCGCCTGGTCACCGACCTGGCCGAACAGGGCCATGTACTCGACGTGCAGACCGTGTTCGCCTACCCGGCCGTCTACGAGCTGGCCGAACAGCTGGAAAACGGTGGTGACAAGGCGGATTCGCCGGCGCAGGCCGCACCGGCGGAGGTGGCGCCGATGAGCGCGTCCGGCCTGGATGCCGCCGCGCTGAGCGCGCTCGGGCGGAAGTTCGGCGCCAAGTGAGCATCGAGATCCTCGACGTCATCGCGCTGTCGCCGCTGCAACGCGGACTGTATTCGGTCAGTGCGATGGGATCGGGTGTCGACCCGTACCTGGTGACCTTCACCGTGCGGATCGAGAACCTGACCGATCTGGGCGGGCTGCGCACCGCGTTCGACGAACTGCTGCAACGGTATCCGCATCTGGCGGGTGCCGTGCTCACCGAGGGACTGCCGCATCCGGTGCTGGTCGTCACCTCGGCCGGGCGGATCGCCTGGCACGAGATCGACCTGCGCGGCACCGCCGATCCGGATGCCGAGGCGGAGAAGATCTACTGGGCCGAGGGACGTCGCCGCCTCGATCTGGACAACGGCCCGCTGTTCCGCGTCACTGCCGCCCGCCTTGACACCACGACCTACCAGCTGATCTGCACCGCGCATCACATCGTGGTCGACGGCTGGTCGATTCCGCTGCTGTTCTCGGATCTGATCGCGCTGCATCGCGGGGAAGGCGCCGCCCTGCCGCCCGCGCCGCCGCTGCGCGACCACGCCGCCTGGATCGCGCAGAAGGACACCGAGGCGTCCATCAAAGCCTGGACCACCGCGCTCGCCGATCTCGCGCCGATGCCGATGGTCGGCCCGCCCGCACCCGCCGAACCCGATCTCGCGGTGCTCGGTGAGGCGCGGTTCAGCGTCGAGGAGACCGAGTTCGTCACCGGCTGGGCCCGCGCCAACGGGCTCACCCTCAACACGGTGCTCGAACTCGCTTGGGCTCGCATCCTTTCCGGTCTCACCGGCCGCGACGACGTGGTGTTCGGCCAGACCACCTCCGGCCGCGACGCGACCCTGCCCGGCGCCGATCGCATCGTCGGCGCGCTGATCACCACCATCCCGGTGCGCGTCCGGGTGGACGAGCGTGCACCGGCGGAACTGGCTGCTCCGCTGCAAAAGCAGGTCGCGGAACTACGCACCCACGAATACCTCGGCATCTCCGAGATCACCCGCCACGCCGGCGTCGGCCAGCTCTTCGACACCCTGCTGGTCTTCGAGAACTCCCCGATGGGCGCCGTCACCGCCGCCATGCCGATGGGCGGCGGCGCCAGCATGATTCCGCGCCGCGTCGACTCACTCAGCCACTACCCGATCACGGTGGTGCCGCTGGTGGAGCACGGTCAGCTGATCTGCCGCGTGGAGATCCGCCCGGATCTGGTGGACCGCTTCGAGCCGGAACGGATGGCTCGGCGGGTGCTCGCGGTGGTGCGCCGGTTGGTGGACGCACCGCGAGCCTGCGACGTGTCCGTGCTGCTCGAGGACGAACCGGGAGCGTTGGTCGCGCCGGAGATCGCCGGTGATGGGCGGATCGTGGCGCGGCGGGATGCGGAAAAGCTGTCCGAGGACGACCGGAGAACATCCGCCGACGTTGTCGCCCAACGCTTGTCCGAAGTGCGTACCGTGCCTGACCTGCTGCTCGGCACCTGTGCGACAGCGTCGGACACCACGGCCGTCATCGACGATGCGGGCGAGCAGTCCTTCACCGAATTCGGCGCGGCAGTAGAGACTTTGGCCCGGGCGCTGCGCGCATCCGGCGTGGCCCCCGGCGATGCCGTCGCGGTGATGCTCCCGCGCGATCGCCGGGTGCTGCACGCGCCGTTCGCCGTCGGCCTTGCCGGCGCGCTCTGCGTGCACGTCGATCCGGCGACGCCCGCCGATCGGCTCGCCTACATCCTCGAGGTGTCGGGTGCGCGGGTCGTGCTCGCCGACGACGACCTCGCGGGCGTTCTCGCCGAGGTCCGGGCTCAGGGTGTGGAGTGTGCGCACGCGGTTCCCGACCGGAACGGTGATCTGCGCGCCGGGTCTCTAGTGACCGGCGCTCCCGCCTCGCCGGACCTCGCGGCCGGTGCGGAAATCCCCGCGATGCAGACGGATCCGGAGTCCCCCTTCTACGTCGTCTTCACCTCCGGCACCACCGGCCGCCCCAAGGGCGTCGCGGTCCCGCACCGCGCCCTGCTCAACCACTGGTCCACGCACGAGCGGCGCATCTTCGCCCCGACGGCCGCCGAGGCCGGGCGGCAGCTGCGTATCGGTCACGGCTGGTCCACCGGTTTCGACGCCGCCTGGCAGCCGACGATCGCCCTGCTCAGCGGGCACACCGTGGTGCTGCTCGGCGACAAGGTGCGCACCGATGCCGAGCAGATCGTCGCGGCCATCGATACCCATCGCATCGACATCTTCGACACGTCCCCGTCCATGCTGAACCGCCTCATCGATGCGGGCCTGTTCCGCCCGGCCGAATCGGCTTCGGCAGAGTCCGAGCGCTACATGACCGAGGACCCTTCTCGGCGTTTGCCTCAGCCATGTAGCACTCGCGAGGGTGCACCAGCATCGGCGGGTGAGTATTGCCCGCTGAAGGTACTGGCGCTGGGCGGTGAGGCGATCAGCCTCGATACGTGGCGGCGGTTGCAGGGGCTGCCGACGACGCGCGTCATCAACTTCTACGGCCCGACCGAGACGACGGTCGAGGCGTTGATGGCCGATGTGCACGATCATGCCGCGCCGACGATCGGCCACACCTTCGACAATATGGCCGCCGAGGTGCTCGATCATCGGCTGCGTCCGGTGCCGCCGGGTGGGCAGGGTGAGCTGTACCTGTCGGGTCCGCAGCTGGCCATCGGCTACCTCGGCCGTCCCGCGACCACGGCGGCGGCCTTCGTCGCCGGTCCACGCGGAAGGCGTTATCGCACCGGCGATCTGGTGCGTCGGGTCGGGGACGGCACGGTCGTGTACGAGGGCCGCATCGACAGCCAGGTGAAGATCAACGGCTATCGCGTCGAGCCCGATGAAGCGACCGTCGTGATGCGCGAACTCGACGGTGTGGCTCATGCGGCCGCGCTGGCGTTCGTGGACAACGGCCGGACCCGGCTCGGCGCGCTGGTGGTCGCCGACCTGTCCGCCGCCGAGATCCGGACCGCACTGGCCCGGCGTCTGCCGCAGTTCCTGGTGCCCACCCGCATCGTGCACGTCGATCAGATTCCGTTGAACCGCAACGACAAACTCGACGTCCACGCCGCCACCGCCCTGCTCACCGCGCCGGTCGCCGGTGGGGCAGGAGCCGAACCGGCCACCGACACCGAGCGCGCGCTGCTCGAGGTGATCGCGGCGATGGGCGAGGGCGCGAGCCGGGTCGGGATCACCGACAGCCTGGTCGATCTGGGTATCGACAGCATCGG
This genomic interval carries:
- a CDS encoding non-ribosomal peptide synthetase produces the protein MSIEILDVIALSPLQRGLYSVSAMGSGVDPYLVTFTVRIENLTDLGGLRTAFDELLQRYPHLAGAVLTEGLPHPVLVVTSAGRIAWHEIDLRGTADPDAEAEKIYWAEGRRRLDLDNGPLFRVTAARLDTTTYQLICTAHHIVVDGWSIPLLFSDLIALHRGEGAALPPAPPLRDHAAWIAQKDTEASIKAWTTALADLAPMPMVGPPAPAEPDLAVLGEARFSVEETEFVTGWARANGLTLNTVLELAWARILSGLTGRDDVVFGQTTSGRDATLPGADRIVGALITTIPVRVRVDERAPAELAAPLQKQVAELRTHEYLGISEITRHAGVGQLFDTLLVFENSPMGAVTAAMPMGGGASMIPRRVDSLSHYPITVVPLVEHGQLICRVEIRPDLVDRFEPERMARRVLAVVRRLVDAPRACDVSVLLEDEPGALVAPEIAGDGRIVARRDAEKLSEDDRRTSADVVAQRLSEVRTVPDLLLGTCATASDTTAVIDDAGEQSFTEFGAAVETLARALRASGVAPGDAVAVMLPRDRRVLHAPFAVGLAGALCVHVDPATPADRLAYILEVSGARVVLADDDLAGVLAEVRAQGVECAHAVPDRNGDLRAGSLVTGAPASPDLAAGAEIPAMQTDPESPFYVVFTSGTTGRPKGVAVPHRALLNHWSTHERRIFAPTAAEAGRQLRIGHGWSTGFDAAWQPTIALLSGHTVVLLGDKVRTDAEQIVAAIDTHRIDIFDTSPSMLNRLIDAGLFRPAESASAESERYMTEDPSRRLPQPCSTREGAPASAGEYCPLKVLALGGEAISLDTWRRLQGLPTTRVINFYGPTETTVEALMADVHDHAAPTIGHTFDNMAAEVLDHRLRPVPPGGQGELYLSGPQLAIGYLGRPATTAAAFVAGPRGRRYRTGDLVRRVGDGTVVYEGRIDSQVKINGYRVEPDEATVVMRELDGVAHAAALAFVDNGRTRLGALVVADLSAAEIRTALARRLPQFLVPTRIVHVDQIPLNRNDKLDVHAATALLTAPVAGGAGAEPATDTERALLEVIAAMGEGASRVGITDSLVDLGIDSIGVIDLVSRLRGAGYRVAAKDVLGAADLRDLARVLDERGSGADEPEADVVAPGTVLPLTPLAHEIIANGNYRYLAQSQVISLPDDVSADEIIERLGALALAHPTLRSRLTTVDGGYALVVEESSSAAELLSIVSDTDSAAQLADTVARLDPDAGRMIAATVLDGPNRRLLLSIHHLAVDVVSWLILVDDLRRMEQGQRPLNETDSTVPTSSAPLTTPEILGAPLAGRLTDPLTDRAVDAVQRVIELGPDRTEALLARCTESGVPVDDALILACALTFPDTADPTGRIALTRETHGRPTDDDTRRVGWFTVEETVSVPHHKYRDWTPTQGRPDLADRTLEARAQLRLNHLGRFDVLQFGTGPWTPAPLSDFTSEFGIAGHPDLPLRFTVDITTAVVTRNERPSLVAQFDVNSRVLDDSEIEARTTAWLQTLATFAP
- a CDS encoding condensation domain-containing protein; its protein translation is MPDSLVQNLTAPKTAGGSGADRGVPLAPAQQAVLLPERLHRKPAANLFIALELTGDVDPSALDRAVVAVLTEHAILRTVFPDDRRIPYQRAVEAPESVVEIGRSVDDDSALELALAQDAEHRFDLVRELPIRARLYRLPSRDVLSLVVHSVAADDRSIELLVAAIFATYAGTEPAAAGQFADFVPAQLKALAATAANDPALAYWTERLADLPARVPVTFSTPGIGIARRVVSVSAETLAALRAHTADDAAIFAALAAVALRDAGLGDDVLVGLTDPARTAADADTVIGPFANHLVLRVDPSERTPAALISETAATVAQAREQAGPRVERITHLLRGTAALADGALFQALLTVRDGAPIALSSGGIEVREVARRAARPHGVDLVIDAAVTDDGAELTIDFPIELAGRPEIGAFAVRFGQRATAWAGAADTVIAAAPDERPLFTPASGDDLLEIPTAGLGGEPQTEAERVIAAAIRKVLDLDSDDDLGREDTFFSLGGDSIAALRLVTDLAEQGHVLDVQTVFAYPAVYELAEQLENGGDKADSPAQAAPAEVAPMSASGLDAAALSALGRKFGAK